From Rutidosis leptorrhynchoides isolate AG116_Rl617_1_P2 chromosome 3, CSIRO_AGI_Rlap_v1, whole genome shotgun sequence, a single genomic window includes:
- the LOC139902231 gene encoding uncharacterized mitochondrial protein AtMg00810-like has protein sequence MSSLLSKEKEIHLIAPSIMIESLLYLTASRPDIMYSVCLCARFQENPKMSHVEAVKRIFRYLKGTMHLGLWYPKFTGVDIMCFADFDHGGSLIDRKSTSDVCAFVGLCLTSWFSKKQTYVAFSTTEAEYVAV, from the coding sequence ATGTCAAGCTTACTCTCGAAGGAGAAGGAGATTCATTTAATAGCACCAAGTATAATGATAGAATCTCTTCTATACTTAACTGCAAGCCGACCCGATATTATGTATAGCGTGTGCTTGTGTGCAAGATTTCAAGAAAATCCAAAAATGTCTCACGTTGAAGCGGTTAAAAGAATCTTTAGATACTTGAAAGGTACCATGCATCTTGGACTATGGTACCCAAAGTTCACCGGTGTTGACATTATGTGCTTTGCGGATTTCGACCATGGAGGGTCATTGATTGATCGAAAGAGCACAAGTGATGTATGTGCATTTGTTGGGCTTTGTTTAACATCATGGTTCTCCAAGAAACAAACATACGTTGCATTTTCTACTACCGAAGCGGAATATGTTGCCGTATGA